One region of Chryseobacterium muglaense genomic DNA includes:
- a CDS encoding Crp/Fnr family transcriptional regulator, which translates to MTIPSELLKHLEHLHQLDDEERIALSQIAKPLFLPKKTKLVESGDMFEHVFVLTTGLLRWYFDSDEGIESNMFFTSEKEHAVIVGIPEYYEGQRETKYTIEALVDTQLLLFPKDTFEELAFQHKGIFQFYIKSLKIIIDTLRIRTEDSCGNSPSTRYETFLKNRPYITRNANRKYIANFLGITPNSLSRLTARIQKKSPPKK; encoded by the coding sequence ATGACAATACCGTCGGAATTATTAAAACATTTGGAGCACCTTCACCAGCTTGATGATGAAGAACGTATTGCGTTGTCACAAATCGCTAAACCTTTATTTCTTCCAAAAAAAACAAAGCTTGTAGAGTCAGGAGATATGTTTGAGCATGTTTTTGTGCTCACTACCGGCTTATTGCGTTGGTATTTCGATTCGGATGAGGGTATAGAAAGTAATATGTTTTTCACCTCTGAAAAAGAACACGCTGTCATTGTTGGTATTCCTGAATATTACGAAGGACAAAGAGAAACAAAATATACGATTGAAGCATTGGTAGATACTCAATTATTGCTGTTTCCAAAAGATACTTTCGAAGAATTGGCATTTCAGCACAAAGGTATTTTTCAGTTTTATATCAAATCTTTAAAAATTATCATAGATACGCTGCGCATCCGTACAGAAGATTCGTGCGGCAACTCTCCCAGTACACGTTACGAAACGTTTCTTAAAAATCGTCCTTACATTACAAGAAATGCAAACCGTAAGTATATCGCCAATTTTTTAGGAATTACACCCAATTCTTTATCCAGATTAACAGCCCGTATACAAAAAAAATCACCTCCGAAAAAATAA
- a CDS encoding N-acetylmuramoyl-L-alanine amidase translates to MRKTLYIISLSTLVFSCTSKKNIKKNTYRPKTTVTQPKTVTNSTSQEKIKPQITKESGVEFFTTNIADITKNDNTASYGSIVSAKPAGYKVVKTHFPAIAQNFRQKYLILHYTVLPDDKSVTVLTQQGVSAHYLVNNLGDNEIYQLVDENKRSYHAGVSAWRADKNLNDTSIGIEIVNMGYTADATGAKTFQPFSDDQVKKVAALAKDIVTRYNIPATNVLAHSDIAPTRKQDPGPQFPWKKLYDEYQIGMWYDEAAKQSLLTSAQTDVSTRYNESPFIFLVQTALQKFGYEVFPNGKWDDATKKTIEALQYHFRPQNYNGIMDAETWAILQALNQKYPTK, encoded by the coding sequence ATGCGTAAGACATTATATATCATCAGCTTAAGCACACTTGTTTTTTCTTGTACCTCAAAAAAAAATATTAAAAAAAATACGTACCGCCCGAAAACTACAGTCACACAACCAAAAACTGTAACTAATTCTACTTCTCAGGAGAAAATAAAACCGCAAATCACAAAAGAAAGCGGCGTAGAATTTTTTACTACAAATATTGCAGACATTACTAAAAACGATAACACGGCAAGCTACGGTTCTATAGTTTCTGCAAAACCTGCAGGATATAAAGTGGTGAAGACTCATTTCCCTGCAATTGCTCAAAACTTCAGACAAAAATATCTTATTTTACACTATACGGTTTTACCGGATGACAAATCGGTAACAGTTCTTACTCAGCAAGGAGTGAGTGCGCATTATCTGGTAAATAATTTAGGTGACAATGAAATCTATCAATTGGTAGACGAAAACAAACGTTCTTATCACGCAGGAGTAAGTGCGTGGCGCGCAGATAAAAACCTAAACGATACTTCAATTGGAATTGAAATCGTAAATATGGGTTATACTGCAGATGCAACTGGTGCAAAAACATTTCAGCCTTTTAGCGATGATCAGGTTAAAAAAGTGGCAGCTTTAGCGAAAGATATTGTAACCAGATATAATATTCCTGCAACCAATGTTTTGGCACATTCAGATATTGCTCCAACGAGAAAACAAGATCCGGGTCCACAGTTTCCTTGGAAAAAATTGTACGACGAATATCAGATTGGGATGTGGTATGATGAAGCTGCAAAACAGAGTCTTTTGACTTCAGCACAAACCGATGTTTCAACGAGGTATAATGAGTCTCCGTTCATCTTTTTGGTTCAGACTGCATTGCAAAAATTTGGTTACGAAGTTTTCCCTAACGGAAAGTGGGATGATGCAACGAAAAAAACAATTGAAGCATTGCAGTATCACTTCAGGCCTCAAAACTACAATGGGATAATGGATGCCGAAACATGGGCAATTCTTCAAGCTTTAAATCAAAAATACCCTACAAAATAA
- a CDS encoding serine hydrolase, with translation MKKIKLHLLIITSITTLVSNNVFSQINSKEVDALVTNAMGKFNVAGVAVAIVKDGKIIHKKGYGIKSIDNKLPVDEHTNFEIASNSKAFTTAALSILVDEGKISWTDKVKKYIPEFKMYNDYVTENFTIEDLLSHRSGLGLGAGDLMMFPDGTDFTIKDVVTSFQHFKPVSGFRTQFDYDNQLYLVAGEVTARISGMTWEAFIQKRILEPLQMKNSFSSINQLKDINTMASPHSSESGTIKKIPLFGAMVNGAAGGMISNVDDMSKWMLTQLNKGKYGANLDQQLFTEERQSEMWTIHTVEKANPNPRYNQHFNGYGLGWDLSDIKGNLSVSHTGGLPGMLSIVSMIPDLNLGIVILTNTENGGAGLFSSVSQTIIDSYLGLNDHGWVDKYAAHLQAQKKSGDEVTKKVWETVSKAKNTTLKNEDLIGLYEDKWFGKVEISLKGNQLWFKSYRSPKLNGPMSFYKANTFAIKWEFQGMNGDAFAMFSLDEEGKAQSIKMKGISPEIDFSYDFQDLDLQKVKN, from the coding sequence ATGAAAAAAATAAAATTACATTTATTAATCATTACAAGTATTACAACGCTTGTAAGTAACAATGTATTTAGCCAAATAAATTCTAAAGAAGTAGATGCGCTTGTTACAAATGCAATGGGAAAATTTAATGTTGCAGGAGTTGCTGTTGCCATTGTAAAAGATGGAAAAATAATTCACAAAAAAGGATACGGCATAAAATCAATAGACAACAAATTACCTGTTGATGAACATACAAATTTCGAAATCGCCTCAAACAGCAAGGCTTTTACCACCGCTGCCCTATCAATTTTAGTAGATGAAGGAAAAATTTCATGGACTGATAAAGTCAAAAAATACATTCCTGAATTTAAAATGTACAATGACTATGTGACAGAAAACTTCACTATTGAAGATTTACTATCCCATCGAAGCGGTCTTGGTTTAGGAGCTGGTGACCTCATGATGTTTCCAGATGGCACAGACTTTACCATTAAAGATGTGGTAACGTCATTTCAGCACTTTAAGCCAGTTTCAGGTTTCCGAACACAATTTGATTATGATAATCAATTGTATTTAGTGGCGGGCGAAGTCACGGCAAGAATAAGCGGAATGACCTGGGAAGCTTTTATACAAAAACGCATCTTGGAACCTTTACAAATGAAAAATTCGTTCAGTTCCATCAATCAATTAAAAGACATAAATACAATGGCTTCTCCGCATTCATCAGAATCAGGTACGATAAAAAAAATACCACTATTTGGAGCAATGGTAAATGGTGCTGCCGGAGGAATGATATCAAATGTTGACGATATGTCTAAATGGATGCTTACTCAGTTAAATAAAGGTAAATATGGAGCCAATCTAGACCAACAGCTTTTCACAGAAGAAAGACAAAGCGAAATGTGGACCATACACACTGTTGAAAAAGCAAATCCCAACCCAAGATACAACCAACACTTCAATGGGTACGGATTAGGCTGGGACTTATCGGACATTAAAGGGAATTTAAGCGTATCGCATACCGGTGGTTTACCAGGAATGCTTTCTATTGTTAGCATGATTCCTGATTTAAATTTAGGTATTGTTATTTTAACAAATACGGAAAATGGCGGAGCCGGCCTTTTTTCTTCAGTAAGCCAAACTATTATCGACAGTTATTTAGGATTGAATGATCATGGTTGGGTAGATAAATATGCAGCTCATCTTCAGGCTCAAAAAAAATCAGGAGATGAAGTAACCAAAAAAGTTTGGGAAACGGTAAGCAAAGCAAAAAATACAACTTTAAAAAATGAAGATTTAATCGGTTTGTATGAAGATAAATGGTTTGGAAAAGTAGAAATTTCATTAAAAGGAAATCAACTATGGTTTAAATCGTATCGTTCACCAAAATTAAATGGACCTATGAGTTTTTACAAAGCAAATACTTTTGCCATTAAATGGGAATTCCAAGGTATGAATGGCGATGCATTTGCCATGTTTAGTTTAGATGAAGAAGGCAAAGCACAAAGCATAAAAATGAAAGGCATCTCACCGGAAATAGATTTCAGCTACGATTTTCAAGATTTAGACTTACAAAAAGTAAAGAATTAA
- a CDS encoding CynX/NimT family MFS transporter encodes MKNKTIEGFSYILLVVNVLVLILVSSNLRSPITSVGPVLNQISNSLHLNNLQSSMLTSIPLMMFAGCSVLVSKFSHRFSINRFLLYALIILSFGLFMRVFGSVWTLFTGSVFIGLGVCIGNVITPGYIKNNFPKQIGLMTGIFAVSMNLTAALASGYSVSLGEWTGYGWRGSLGVWLVIALLALFVVAVELLLNKSRSQHTGASLSKSDFNMFKSKQAWNISVFMGLQSLVYYSLISWLPAVLGDYGMKENEPGWILFIIQISMIPITFVGPIIANKMKNQKVMIVFIFLLMLTSVLMFAWLKSEWIYVTAILLGLSNGLSFSLSILFFSLRTKSSANAIKISGMAQSVGYLIAAFGPAIFGKLHDFDASWKWSFYFLALSITIMFYFGMKAARRKFVED; translated from the coding sequence ATGAAAAATAAAACAATAGAGGGGTTTTCTTACATCCTGTTGGTGGTAAATGTATTGGTTTTGATTTTAGTGTCCAGTAACCTGCGTTCGCCCATTACTTCTGTAGGTCCGGTACTTAATCAAATCAGCAATTCGCTTCATTTAAATAATCTGCAAAGCAGTATGCTTACATCAATTCCTCTTATGATGTTTGCGGGTTGCTCAGTTTTGGTGAGTAAGTTTTCGCACCGCTTCAGTATCAACCGGTTTTTATTATACGCATTGATCATTTTAAGTTTCGGGCTTTTTATGCGAGTATTTGGCTCGGTCTGGACTTTATTTACTGGGTCAGTATTTATTGGTTTAGGAGTTTGTATCGGAAATGTTATTACGCCGGGTTATATTAAAAATAATTTCCCTAAACAGATAGGTTTAATGACTGGTATTTTTGCTGTTTCTATGAATCTTACTGCGGCTTTAGCTTCAGGATATAGCGTAAGTCTTGGAGAGTGGACGGGTTACGGATGGCGTGGTTCTTTAGGAGTTTGGCTTGTAATTGCGTTATTGGCATTATTTGTTGTAGCAGTAGAATTATTGTTGAATAAATCCCGATCACAGCATACTGGAGCCTCACTTTCGAAGTCAGATTTTAATATGTTTAAATCTAAACAGGCGTGGAATATCAGTGTTTTTATGGGACTTCAGTCTTTGGTGTATTATTCGTTAATCTCGTGGTTACCTGCGGTTCTTGGCGACTATGGAATGAAGGAAAACGAACCGGGTTGGATCTTATTTATCATACAAATCTCGATGATTCCAATCACTTTTGTAGGGCCAATTATTGCCAATAAAATGAAAAATCAAAAAGTGATGATTGTTTTTATCTTTTTATTGATGCTCACCAGTGTTTTGATGTTTGCCTGGTTGAAATCTGAATGGATTTATGTAACAGCTATTTTATTAGGCTTGTCGAATGGTTTGTCGTTTAGTTTATCAATTTTATTTTTCTCTTTACGAACAAAATCTAGTGCCAATGCTATTAAAATTTCAGGAATGGCACAGTCTGTAGGGTATTTAATAGCAGCTTTCGGACCCGCTATTTTTGGTAAACTACATGATTTTGATGCTTCCTGGAAATGGTCGTTTTACTTTTTAGCACTTTCAATTACAATAATGTTTTATTTTGGAATGAAAGCTGCAAGAAGGAAATTTGTAGAAGATTAA